From a region of the Solanum stenotomum isolate F172 chromosome 2, ASM1918654v1, whole genome shotgun sequence genome:
- the LOC125855348 gene encoding serine hydroxymethyltransferase, mitochondrial-like: MAMAMALRKISYGSSINLVRPLSNGSSVHYMSSLPNQAVRDREDPRVTWIKQLNAPLEEIDPEIADIIELEKARQWKGLELIPSENFTSLSVMQAVGSVMTNKYSEGYPGARYYGGNEYIDMAERLCQKRALEVFNLDPAKWGVNVQSLSGSPSNFQVYTALLKPHERIMALDLPHGGHLSHGYQTDTKKISAVSIFFETMPYRLDESTGYIDYEQLEKSATLFRPKLIVAGASAYARLYDYARIRKVCDKQKAVLLADMAHISGLVAAGVIPSPFEYADVVTTTTHKSLRGPRGAMIFFRKGVKEINKKGEEVMYDYEDKINQAVFPGLQGGPHNHTISGLAVALKQVMTPEYKAYQEQVLSNCSKFAESLLAAGYDLVSGGTENHLVLVNLRNKGIDGSRVEKVLESVHIAANKNTVPGDVSAMVPGGIRMGTPALTSRGFIEEDFVKVAECFDAAVKLALKVKAETKGTKLKDFVATLSSDSNIQSEVAKLRQDVEDYAKQFPTVGFEKETMKYKN; the protein is encoded by the exons atggcaATGGCTATGGCTCTTCGTAAGATTTCTTACGGTTCCTCCATTAACCTTGTTCGTCCTCTCTCCAATGGCTCTTCCGTGCATTACATG tCGTCTTTGCCTAATCAAGCAGTTCGAGATAGGGAGGATCCGCGAGTTACG TGGATTAAGCAATTGAATGCGCCACTTGAAGAAATCGATCCAGAGATTGCCGACATTATTGAGCTTGAGAAAGCTAGGCAATGGAAG GGTCTTGAGCTTATCCCTTCAGAGAATTTTACATCACTGTCAGTGATGCAAGCAGTTGGATCAGTAATGACCAACAAATACAGTGAAGGGTATCCTGGAGCTAGATACTATGGAGGAAATGA GTATATTGACATGGCAGAGAGATTGTGTCAAAAACGTGCACTGGAAGTTTTTAATTTGGATCCTGCCAAATGGGGAG TCAATGTTCAGTCATTGTCTGGATCTCcttcaaattttcaagtgtACACTGCTTTATTAAAGCCTCATGAGAGAATTATGGCGCTAGATCTTCCTCATGGTGGACATCTTTCACATGGTTATCAG ACTGACACAAAGAAGATTTCTGCTGTGTCTATCTTTTTCGAGACCATGCCTTACAGATTAGATGAGAGCACAGGTTATATTGACTATGAACAG CTGGAGAAAAGTGCAACGCTCTTCCGACCGAAGTTGATTGTTGCTGGTGCAAGTGCTTATGCTCGCCTATATGATTATGCACGTATCCGTAAG GTATGTGACAAGCAAAAAGCTGTTCTCTTGGCAGACATGGCACATATCAGTGGCTTGGTTGCTGCTGGAGTCATCCCTTCTCCTTTTGAGTATGCAGATGTTGTTACCACCACAACTCACAAGTCACTTCGTGGGCCACGTGGAGCGATGATCTTCTTCAGAAAAGGAGTGAAGGAGATAaacaaaaaaggagaagaa GTTATGTATGACTATGAAGATAAAATCAACCAAGCTGTTTTCCCTGGACTTCAAGGTGGCCCCCACAACCACACAATTTCTGGCTTAGCTGTTGCACTGAAACAA GTCATGACACCAGAATACAAGGCATACCAAGAGCAAGTTCTTAGCAACTGCTCAAAGTTTGCTGAG AGTTTGCTGGCAGCAGGATATGATCTTGTATCTGGTGGAACTGAGAATCATCTGGTGCTGGTAAACTTAAGAAATAAG GGTATTGATGGATCTAGAGTTGAGAAGGTTTTAGAGTCTGTGCATATTGCAGCCAATAAGAACACTGTGCCCGGTGATGTATCTGCCATGGTACCTGGTGGCATTCGCATGG GAACCCCAGCTCTCACTTCAAGGGGATTTATTGAGGAGGATTTTGTCAAAGTGGCTGAATGTTTTGATGCTGCTGTGAAGTTGGCCCTTAAGGTCAAGGCTGAGACCAAAG GAACGAAGTTGAAGGACTTTGTGGCAACTTTGAGTTCAGACTCCAACATTCAATCTGAGGTTGCCAAGCTAAGGCAGGATGTTGAGGACTATGCCAAACAATTTCCTACTGTTGGTTTCGAGAAAGAAACAATGAAATACAAGAATTGA
- the LOC125854880 gene encoding oligopeptide transporter 4-like: MGTMEVEAPITKLQQKEEEINEDELSPIEEVRLTVPNTDDPTLPVWTFRMWILGVFSCVLLSFLNQFFSYRKEPLIITQITVQVATLPIGRFMAAVLPTTKFRILGFGSREFSLNPGPFNMKEHVLITIFANAGFAFGNGSAYAVGIVNIIKAFYHRNISFAASWLLIITTQVLGYGWAGLLRKYVVEPAHMWWPSTLVQISLFRALHEKEDDDDNEIVNANGNKRPMSRAKFFVIALVCSFSWYIFPGYLFQALSSISWVCWAYPKSVTAQQIGSGLNGLGIGAFTLDWATVASFLFSPLIFPFFAIVNVFVGYALILYVVIPISYWGFNVYNAKNFPLYSSDLFTAQGQEYNISLIVNNQFKLDEAEYDKQGRINLSLFFTLTYGFGFATIASTLTHVGLFYGREIYQRFRASSVGKVDVHTRLMRRYKDIPSWWFYLLLLMTTLVSLALCIFLKSQVQLPFWGLLLAAGLAFIFTLPISIITATTNQTPGLNIITEYIMGTIYPGRPIANVCFKTYGYMSMTQAISFLSDFKLGHYMKIPPRSMFLVQFVGTIIAGTVNLTVAWWLLGSIDNICHQDKFSNSPWTCPGDHVFFDASVIWGLVSPKRIFGHLGNYSALNWFFLGGLLGPVLVWLLHKSFPKQTWIPLINLPVLLGATAYMPPATALNYNSWILVGTIFNFFVFRYRKKWWQRYNYILSAALDAGVAFMAVLLYFTVGMEDRSINWWGNSDPEHCDLATCPTAKGITINGCPTF; the protein is encoded by the exons ATGGGAACAATGGAAGTTGAAGCTCCCATAACCAAATTACaacaaaaagaggaagaaataaACGAAGATGAGCTTTCTCCAATTGAAGAAGTCCGATTAACCGTACCCAACACCGATGACCCGACCCTACCCGTATGGACTTTCCGAATGTGGATCCTCGGTGTATTCTCTTGCgttcttctctcttttctcaatCAATTTTTCTCTTACAGAAAAGAACCCCTAATTATTACTCAAATTACAGTTCAAGTTGCTACTCTACCCATTGGACGATTCATGGCAGCTGTATTACCCACTACTAAATTTCGGATCCTCGGGTTCGGGTCAAGAGAGTTTTCGCTGAACCCGGGTCCGTTTAACATGAAGGAGCATGTGCTTATTACAATTTTTGCAAATGCTGGGTTTGCTTTTGGAAATGGATCTGCTTATGCTGTTGGAATTGTGAATATTATTAAGGCTTTCTATCACAGGAACATTTCTTTTGCTGCTAGTTGGCTTCTCATCATTACTACACag GTATTGGGCTACGGTTGGGCTGGGCTTTTAAGGAAATACGTAGTTGAACCGGCACATATGTGGTGGCCCAGTACACTTGTTCAGATCTCCCTTTTCCG TGCATTGCATGAAAAAGAGGATGACGATGACAATGAAATTGTGAATGCCAATGGAAACAAACGGCCAATGTCGCGTGCAAAGTTCTTTGTTATAGCACTTGTATGCAGCTTTTCATGGTACATATTCCCCGGTTATCTCTTCCAAGCTTTATCAAGTATTTCATGGGTGTGCTGGGCATATCCAAAATCTGTCACTGCTCAACAGATTGGATCAGGTCTGAATGGCCTTGGAATCGGGGCGTTCACGTTAGACTGGGCTACTGTAGCTTCATTCTTGTTCAGTCCTCTTATTTTTCCATTCTTTGCAATAGTCAATGTCTTTGTTGGCTATGCCTTGATATTGTATGTTGTGATTCCTATATCCTATTGGGGGTTCAACGTCTACAATGCCAAAAATTTTCCTCTATATTCCTCGGACTTGTTCACTGCACAAGGTCAGGAGTATAACATATCACTTATTGTGAATAACCAGTTTAAGCTGGATGAAGCCGAGTATGATAAGCAAGGGAGAATAAACCTGAGCCTTTTCTTTACTCTTACTTATGGATTTGGATTTGCCACCATTGCTTCTACTCTTACTCATGTCGGCTTGTTTTATGGAAG AGAGATTTACCAACGCTTTCGAGCTTCCTCAGTGGGAAAGGTTGATGTCCACACGAGGCTGATGAGAAGATACAAAGACATACCTTCGTGGTGGTTTTACTTGCTTCTCCTCATGACAACTCTGGTGTCGCTTGCCCTTTGCATCTTCCTGAAGAGCCAAGTTCAGCTGCCTTTCTGGGGACTCCTCCTCGCAGCTGGACTTGCTTTTATATTCACGCTTCCCATCAGTATCATTACTGCAACCACAAATCAG ACTCCAGGACTAAACATAATCACCGAGTACATCATGGGGACTATTTATCCTGGAAGACCTATCGCTAATGTGTGCTTCAAGACCTATGGCTATATGAGCATGACTCAAGCAATCTCCTTTCTCAGTGATTTCAAGCTTGGTCATTATATGAAGATACCTCCACGTTCCATGTTTTTAGTCCAG TTTGTTGGAACCATAATTGCAGGAACCGTTAACCTGACCGTTGCATGGTGGCTCTTGGGTTCTATTGACAACATATGTCACCAAGATAAATTTTCCAACAGCCCTTGGACTTGCCCCGGTGATCACGTCTTCTTTGATGCATCAGTCATttggggtctcgtgagtcctaAGCGAATTTTTGGCCATCTTGGAAATTACTCAGCACTGAACTGGTTCTTTCTTGGCGGATTGCTTGGACCAGTTTTAGTGTGGTTACTACATAAGTCATTTCCGAAACAAACGTGGATTCCCCTCATCAACCTCCCTGTGCTGCTTGGAGCAACAGCTTATATGCCACCAGCAACTGCACTCAACTACAATTCTTGGATTTTGGTGGGGACGATTTTCAACTTTTTTGTTTTCAGGTACAGGAAGAAATGGTGGCAGAGGTACAACTATATCCTTTCTGCAGCTTTAGATGCTGGAGTTGCCTTTATGGCTGTGTTGCTCTACTTTACTGTGGGGATGGAGGATAGAAGCATAAATTGGTGGGGAAATAGTGACCCTGAGCATTGTGATTTAGCAACTTGTCCTACAGCAAAGGGCATAACTATAAATGGTTGTCCAACTTTTTAG